A window of Desulfobotulus pelophilus contains these coding sequences:
- the panC gene encoding pantoate--beta-alanine ligase, which produces MEIYQTIAAMQAQSFVWKRQGRRIGFVPTMGFLHEGHLSLIDMAAGHADVVVVSIFVNPTQFGPSEDLAAYPRSMEKDLALCRERGVAAVFVPEPSAMYGRDFQTYVQLEKLPSHLCGLSRPVHFRGVATVVSKLFNIVQPDVAVFGEKDYQQLAVIRQLVEDMNFPVAILGGPIVREADGLAMSSRNTYLSPAERASARCLFRALEEAAAMVAGGEREGMRIRNHAEDLISSESGTEVDYISLCDPVTLEEKTVMDGPVLMALAVKFGTTRLIDNRVLLIPAP; this is translated from the coding sequence GTGGAAATTTATCAGACCATAGCCGCCATGCAGGCACAGTCTTTTGTGTGGAAAAGGCAGGGGCGGCGCATAGGATTTGTTCCCACCATGGGGTTTTTGCATGAGGGGCACCTGTCGCTGATCGATATGGCGGCAGGCCATGCGGATGTCGTTGTGGTCAGTATTTTTGTGAACCCCACTCAGTTCGGGCCTTCAGAAGATCTTGCCGCTTATCCGCGAAGTATGGAAAAGGATCTTGCCCTTTGTCGGGAACGGGGCGTAGCCGCTGTTTTTGTACCGGAACCCTCTGCTATGTATGGCCGGGACTTTCAAACCTATGTGCAGCTTGAAAAGCTGCCCTCCCATCTGTGCGGCCTGTCACGGCCGGTTCATTTCCGGGGAGTGGCAACCGTGGTGAGCAAGCTGTTCAACATTGTACAGCCGGATGTGGCTGTTTTTGGTGAAAAGGATTATCAGCAGCTGGCGGTTATACGGCAGTTGGTTGAGGATATGAATTTTCCCGTTGCCATCCTTGGTGGCCCCATTGTCCGGGAGGCGGACGGTCTGGCCATGAGTTCAAGAAATACCTATCTTTCTCCGGCGGAAAGGGCATCCGCGCGTTGCCTTTTCAGGGCCCTTGAAGAAGCGGCAGCCATGGTGGCGGGGGGGGAAAGGGAGGGCATGCGTATACGGAACCATGCAGAGGATCTTATTTCTTCTGAATCCGGTACGGAAGTGGATTATATCAGCCTATGTGACCCGGTTACCCTTGAAGAGAAAACGGTGATGGATGGTCCGGTTCTCATGGCTCTGGCCGTGAAGTTCGGCACAACCCGTCTGATTGATAACCGGGTTCTTTTGATCCCTGCCCCATAA
- the metK gene encoding methionine adenosyltransferase: MSKERMLFTSESVTEGHPDKVADAISDAILDAIMAQDTRCRVACETLVTTGMAIIAGEISTSCYVDMPQIVRNTIREIGYHSSDMGFDWQTCAVMTSIDQQSPDIAQGVDRESEEEQGAGDQGLMFGFACNDTPELMPAPIMMAHQLTRRLAEVRKESMLDFLRPDGKAQVTVQYDGCRPVRVDAVVVSTQHAPEVPYAVLKEAVMEEVIRSVIPAHMLDEKTKYYINPTGKFVVGGPMGDCGLTGRKIIVDTYGGQGSHGGGCFSGKDPSKVDRSASYMGRYIAKNMVAAGLADKCEIQVAYAIGVADPVSVLVNSFGTGAVSDERLGEIVRSVFNLRPAAIVRQLNLLQPIYRQTAAYGHFGRSERPGFTWEETDKVEALRSAAGI; the protein is encoded by the coding sequence ATGAGTAAGGAGCGCATGCTGTTCACTTCGGAATCCGTTACGGAAGGCCATCCGGATAAAGTTGCGGATGCCATTTCCGATGCTATTCTCGATGCCATCATGGCCCAGGACACCCGGTGCCGTGTGGCCTGTGAAACTTTGGTAACCACGGGCATGGCGATTATTGCCGGTGAAATCAGCACCTCCTGCTATGTGGATATGCCCCAGATTGTGCGGAATACCATACGGGAAATCGGTTATCATTCATCGGATATGGGGTTTGACTGGCAGACCTGTGCCGTTATGACCAGTATTGACCAGCAGTCTCCGGATATTGCTCAGGGCGTGGACCGGGAAAGTGAAGAAGAACAGGGTGCCGGAGATCAGGGGCTGATGTTCGGTTTTGCCTGCAATGATACTCCGGAACTCATGCCTGCTCCCATCATGATGGCTCACCAGCTGACCCGCAGGCTGGCGGAGGTCCGTAAAGAAAGCATGCTGGATTTTCTAAGACCTGATGGTAAGGCTCAGGTTACGGTGCAGTATGATGGCTGCAGGCCCGTACGGGTAGATGCGGTTGTGGTTTCCACCCAGCATGCGCCTGAGGTCCCCTATGCCGTTCTCAAGGAGGCGGTGATGGAAGAGGTGATCCGCTCCGTAATTCCTGCCCATATGCTGGATGAGAAAACCAAATATTATATCAATCCTACGGGTAAGTTTGTGGTTGGTGGTCCCATGGGAGACTGTGGCCTTACGGGCCGGAAGATTATTGTGGATACCTATGGGGGGCAGGGAAGCCACGGAGGCGGGTGTTTTTCCGGTAAGGATCCTTCCAAGGTGGATCGCAGTGCTTCCTATATGGGCCGTTATATTGCCAAAAACATGGTGGCGGCAGGGCTTGCGGATAAATGTGAAATTCAGGTGGCCTATGCCATTGGTGTGGCAGATCCCGTTTCCGTGCTGGTGAATTCCTTTGGTACGGGCGCGGTGTCTGATGAGCGGTTGGGAGAAATTGTTCGTTCTGTCTTTAATCTGCGCCCAGCAGCCATTGTCCGTCAGTTGAATCTTTTGCAGCCCATTTATCGGCAGACAGCCGCCTAT